GAAACCTGCAGTAGCTATTCACACCCTTTCACCAGGAGACCACCTTTAGAGAAAATTATTTGGGGctactaaatgacaaaaatgaggTATAACTAGAGTAGGCTGGAATAGAAGCAAACTTCTCCTGAATTGATAAGTCTGGGCTGAATATTATTCCAAACTatgtaataaaataacaaatctgAACAAGAATACCACTTGATTCACAGTCACTGCAATTCTCAATGCCAATTGAAAGACGTACTGCAGATATGTAGCTTATTTTGGTTCAGGTAAAAGTCACCATGAAATTAACTGACTTGGAGTAGGGAGCAGTAAAGGAATTATTGATTTCTCAAAGCACAATCTCTCGGTCTAAGCCAAGGAATCTGTATAGAAATCTAAGAGAGATTCCAAAACCCTCAGGCCCTGTGCCATCCAATACCAGTCACAGTGTTTGTGCAGAACAGTATCAACAGCTTTTGAAGAATAATTTTGTCCAGAAGTACAACACTCAGATTCAGGCATGTGCTGTTAACTATTATGTGCTGATAGTGGTCATTACTGTTCAAAGCCAATCTGTGTCAAAAGGTAAAAGGTTCCCAGTCATTTATGAATTATGAACCCTCCAAAAGCACGCTACATCAAAAACTTGCGAAAGTCATTGTCAGATAAAGTGGTACAAATAactaaagggggaaaaaaactgttgAAAGGAGATAGCTAGGCATACAATGGATGCAGAGGAAAAGAGGGCATTTAAGCACATGAAGACATTGTAACAACTAGTCAACAGGATAATTTTTATGCGACTTCCAGGCACTGCTTCACTTTGGGTTTAGAAAGAGCTGGTGGAAGGCGTGGGGAGTCTCTTCCCAATGTAGACCCTAAGGAGACAATAagtacagcatgacaatgcaggtgattaactgttttttttttttttttaacagctaATTGAGCGACGATGGTTCATTTCATTCAGTTTTtccttctgtgagctcaatgcgcacattgAACATTTTCTCTAAAGATAAATCAGacccagcctgaactgtgtgatgtagtagggagttgtagtttacaacaggccaatattctacatagtMTAGCGCAAAAACATGGTAATCAacaacaatgaccataatccattgcgcatctaTCTACCTTGTCCAGTCTCTTATGCCTGCTACGGAAGAGGCAGAAGAATGCACAATcgtgagaggatagagagagcagctgttgctttgcAAAGGTATGTCTACCTGAAAAGACATGATCTAGTtcggtattcagcagtcataaaagtacgCCTTATTTAAGAAATACAAAagagtgattttgtcagacagcatatgcAGCAGCTCTAGAGAAATAAGATTACTTTATTATATAATTTCAAGTTAGTTTATTTGATAATGTAATACACAACTAAAGTAATGTGgaaaattatggttaataagtaataatgggcagtcactaccatcatgggacttttaattGTTTTAGTGTGTTAGAGCAAAATCAAAAAACYTATAATCGAACAGATCAcaaaaaagcactaatcgctcagcactaatgaCAATGATTCAACAGCAGACAATCTACAAATACTCACATATATCCATTTGATTTGCTAGTTGTGTAAGATGGAACAGTCACTCACCCAATGCCGAGGGCAAGAATGTGAGATAGAAGTAAGGAAGGGATGAAGACTTTGAGGAAGTCAGCAGAGAAGATACCCCCTTTCTTCATGGCTCCACTATTTCTCATGCTTAGGGATACTGAGCGTCTGGGGTGACGGAAGTGGAACTccctacaaaaaaacaaaataaatcactgaacaTGTTCACCATTTTGAAACAAATTGCATTGTTATCCCACAGAAAATTGGCATTTGTATTATACACTTTCATGGTCTGCCTGGGCAGATATGGAACTTACTAAGTTGTCTATTTTTGCTATGATTTAGGCTAGCAGTTTTGTGTTAGAGCAGGGGTGGGAAAACTTTAAAGGCTCGAAGGCCACATAGGGATTTTGAAAGGGCCGCACAGTTTTTTGCTGGGGAAGAAAAAGAGCAgatatcaacaaaacaaaaaatatatatagggccattataatttctacatttTCTATCTTTATACTTAAATCTCCCTCCGGCTGGATTGAATGGGCTCGCGGGCCGGATCGTAGTTTGCCCAACCCTGTGTTAGAGTGTGCAGTGTGTCTCCTTACTTGGGTGGAACGTTTTCAGGCCGACTGGACCAATCTGCAACCTTGTTCATCAGGATATCCtcttctctgtttttctctggaCCTTCCTCCTCTAACTgcagatggggggagagagagagcacatgtgAACAGAgaggtactgtaggcctataatgtAACAGTGTAGACAGGGGcatggatggaggaagagagacatgAGGGCAGGCTGGGTTGTTGTACCTGGCTCCCTCTCCGACTGGACATCTCCACATCAAAGGTGATTTGGCCATCATCCTGATCTGGACTGGGAGGTCTGTGAGGACTGAGGTGCAACACAGGAGGAAATAAATATACAAATTATACAAACACCCCAACATGGAGGATAGAGTTTAGGGAGTACACTCAAAACATGACACTCCCTTACCTGTCGCAGGAGGAGCTGCTCTGGCTGGACTCGTGCTGGGCGTCCAGCAGGATCTTCTCCATGTCTCCATTGTGGATAGAGGAGGATGAGGGCACATGCTCCAGTGCCGCTGTCagactctcctccacctcctctggcACAACCTCCAGGGCCTGAGGGGCCTGACTCTGCCCCTCATTCCCGTTCCCCGGGGCAGGAGAGGGTGTGGTGGAGTTTGGCAGCAGGGCCTGGTTCCTGTTGTTTCCATTCATCTCCAGCTCCACCCACGACCCTGAAAACATAAAGATGGCAGTGGGGTTTGGAGGAAGTATGtgtattagtaaaaatgttagTGACATAAGTTTAATGGTAAAGATACAGTGACAAGTTCTCAAATTCGATGCATGGCTTACTGCACCGTCACCAAAAGACATTGCATTTTGAGCCCTTCTACCGTTTAGGACCTTTTATCTCAGATGCATGAGACATGTCTGTGCTTTGTCTGGCCTTGTTTGTCTCAGCCACTCACAGTATGTGTAATGAAGTCACTGTATGGAACATACAGCAGTGCATGTTAACAAGGAGAGTCAGTGGATGGCCACcctatgctgcagaggattagGCCTAACTCCATATGCATGAAAGCGGAATCattttgtaaaacaaaaaatagacATGCATGCATGTGCATGTTACTGAAATGATTACCTTcattaacaaaaacaaacatacattacCAYaagtatgtggacacctgctcaaacatctcattccaaaaccgtgggcattaatatggagttggtccccctttgctgctataacagcctccactattctgggaaagctttccactagatgttggaacattgctgcacggacttgcttccatt
This portion of the Salvelinus sp. IW2-2015 linkage group LG15, ASM291031v2, whole genome shotgun sequence genome encodes:
- the LOC111973989 gene encoding BCL2/adenovirus E1B 19 kDa protein-interacting protein 3-like isoform X1 — encoded protein: MLTNAKNGAGNMSATAAAQQNNNEEPSLNGSWVELEMNGNNRNQALLPNSTTPSPAPGNGNEGQSQAPQALEVVPEEVEESLTAALEHVPSSSSIHNGDMEKILLDAQHESSQSSSSCDSPHRPPSPDQDDGQITFDVEMSSRRGSQLEEEGPEKNREEDILMNKVADWSSRPENVPPKEFHFRHPRRSVSLSMRNSGAMKKGGIFSADFLKVFIPSLLLSHILALGIGVYIGKRLPTPSTSSF
- the LOC111973989 gene encoding BCL2/adenovirus E1B 19 kDa protein-interacting protein 3-like isoform X2, with the translated sequence MNGNNRNQALLPNSTTPSPAPGNGNEGQSQAPQALEVVPEEVEESLTAALEHVPSSSSIHNGDMEKILLDAQHESSQSSSSCDSPHRPPSPDQDDGQITFDVEMSSRRGSQLEEEGPEKNREEDILMNKVADWSSRPENVPPKEFHFRHPRRSVSLSMRNSGAMKKGGIFSADFLKVFIPSLLLSHILALGIGVYIGKRLPTPSTSSF